The Theileria orientalis strain Shintoku DNA, chromosome 3, complete genome genome window below encodes:
- a CDS encoding peptidyl-prolyl cis-trans isomerase has translation MSVTLHTNFGDLKIELFCKDTPKTCKNFLALCASDYYNNTKFHRLAPYLLVQTSFCCKSIITYFLLRNIKGFLIQGGDPTGTGKGGESIYGEPFEDEFVSHLKHDKRGMVSMANPGQSNSNASQFFITYSKQMHLNNQYTVFGRLISGLDTLEKLENVPVGKKNRPLTDIIIESITIHTNPIADLES, from the exons ATGTCAGTTACTCTTCACACCAATTTCGgcgatttaaaaattgaattattCTGTAAAGACACTCCAAAGACCTGTAAa AACTTTCTTGCTCTTTGTGCCTCAgactactacaacaacactAAATTTCACAGGTTAGCGCCTTATCTTCTTGTTCAAACAAGTTTTTGTTGCAAAAGTATCATCACTTACTTCCTTCTTAGGAATATAAAGGGATTCCTAATTCAGGGTGGCGATCCTACTGGAACTGGCAAGGGAGGTGAAAGTATCTATGGAGAGCCATTCGAAGATGAATTTGTTTCGCACTTGAAG caTGATAAGAGGGGCATGGTTAGCATGGCAAATCCTGGCCAGAGTAACAGCAACGCCTCTCAATTTTTCATTACCTACTCTAAGCAGATGcatttaaataatcaataCACGGTTTTCGGAAG GCTTATCAGTGGCCTCGACACTTTGGAGAAACTTGAAAACGTGCCCGTTGGAAAAAAGAACCGGCCTCTTACTGACATTATCATAGAGTCAATtacaatacacacaaatCCAATAGCCGACTTAGAGTCTTAG
- a CDS encoding uncharacterized protein (WD40 repeat-like domain containing protein) — MPLNVCKFGHDSNYFVTGGNECCVRVWRLSDKIVKRVKEFQQVKQIKNKSGNQKKGYRRKLSNKSVNGGSTSGPSEDEEDSSSSIEEMLVDKKKILHNDVLLTRDESSTDGQSSIDDTSPSPTSIASPIISPTDNSALKFTGNIIGQEKEHGAPPGESDPPLVNGKKQARRNKRKEDRLCKKVLEYRDHAKPINDCCIFDELLVSLSNDCMIFYKLLPVSKLLLKHKDDTSHFKFVKILAKPPRPYSRQVSNSQVYTLLTLEFSNSATLSFNMVSKKLTQLKSVHISRQKSSSLTVDDTESQFAVGFGDGSVSVYSVENFKVLKSLRNHKLPVTDLAFVSKEKLLSAGIDYYVYINEIKKFNLKYYWLLLTIFLIIVSIVAGRYSNII; from the exons ATGCCCTta AATGTGTGCAAATTCGGGCACGATAGCAACTATTTCGTCACAGGAGGCAACGAGTGTTGCGTGCGAGTGTGGAGACTTAGCgataaaatagtaaagAGAGTTAAGGAGTTCCAGCAGGTTAAGCAGATAAAGAATAAGTCAGGAAACCAAAAAAAGGGATACAGGAGGAAGTTGAGCAACAAGTCAGTGAACGGAGGAAGCACCTCAGGGCCCtcggaggacgaggaggacagcagcagcagcatcGAGGAGATGCTGGTggacaagaagaagatactgCACAACGACGTGCTGCTGACGAGAGACGAAAGCAGCACGGACGGGCAGTCGAGCATCGACGACACGTCGCCGTCGCCAACCTCAATCGCCTCGCCCATCATATCGCCCACGGACAACAGCGCACTCAAGTTCACGGGAAACATAATCGGCCAGGAAAAGGAGCATGGAGCGCCGCCGGGAGAGAGCGACCCCCCGCTGGTGAACGGGAAGAAGCAGGCGAGGCGAAACAAGAGGAAGGAGGACCGCCTGTGCAAGAAGGTACTCGAGTACCGAGACCACGCGAAGCCCATCAACGACTGCTGCATCTTCGACGAGCTCCTGGTCTCGCTGAGCAACGACTGCATGATCTTCTACAAGCTGCTGCCAGTTTCAAAGCTGCTCCTGAAACACAAGGACGACACTTCGCACTTCAAGTTTGTCAAAATATTGGCGAAGCCCCCGAGACCGTACTCACGCCAAGTCTCAAACAGCCaagtatacacattacTAACCCTCGAGTTCTCGAACTCGGCGACCCT GAGTTTTAACATGGTGTCAAAAAAACTAACACAACTAAAGTCTGTTCATATATCGAGGCAAAAGTCGTCGTCCCTTACAGTAGA TGATACTGAAAGTCAGTTCGCTGTTGGCTTTGGCGATGGAAGCGTATCCGTGTACTCAGTAGAAAATTTTAAGGTGTTGAAGAGCCTTAGGAATCATAAGCTGCCAGTTACAGATTTGGCGTTTGTAAG TAAGGAGAAACTACTGAGTGCCGGTATCGATTATTACGTTTACattaatgaaataaagaagTTTAACTTGAAGTACTACTGGCTTCTACTCACAATATTCCTGATAATCGTATCCATAGTGGCAGGACGTTACAGtaatatcatttaa
- a CDS encoding uncharacterized protein (biopterin transport-related protein BT1 family protein) gives MESVDTKEKNETIPVTFDSDNWTRFFSIRRSTNKVVILLIYMVGFSEGLLHLSNLAIYYMFKDDFGLSPAQLSLVYAIPYIPFIIRPSLAYLTDTVPIFGTRRRHYLLFNSLAQSASFFFLAAVPNTLILSILVLFVVFFTLAFCMTIAEALVVENITENRDNLSGLLLSRAFSTLLVSYFSGSLLEKHSKQRLFFITGFFPLLIMAVAYFMKEENEPVVFESHPMKDLVSFLKQPVILHPCLYLFLVVSTPGYHDAFTYYTIDVLGYSPSFMGVLRLVYAAAVILGIGLYRFFFKEASVKKIFFWCSLIANSFYGLPLLVSSGLSAKMGIPDKPLVLCSGFLTEAVFEIKSMPFLTYTTKVTPKGLEASVFASILTLKSVGVVISKLLTSLFTYLFGITNHNYDHMTLYIVFCTTNLFIVMIYLRKVPSKEVMDLLVTKQNMVDNPEHRRGKLEERHLMSGSTNSNMRHYDHE, from the exons ATGGAATCTGTGGATACGAAGGAAAAGAACGAAACCATTCCGGTTACGTTCGATTCAGACAACTGGACGAGATTCTTTTCCATTCGCAGGTCCACGAACAAGGTGGTGATTCTTCTCATATATATGGTCGGTTTTTCTGAGGGGCTGTTACACCTTTCGAACTTGGCAATATATTACATGTTCAAAGACGACTTTGGACTGTCGCCGGCGCAGCTGTCGCTAGTCTACGCCATCCCCTACATTCCCTTCATCATCCGCCCTTCCTTGGCCTACTTGACCGACACTGTGCCCATATTTGGAACGCGCAGAAGACACTACCTGCTTTTTAACAGTCTGGCACAGTCAGCTAGCTTTTTCTTCCTCGCGGCTGTGCCGAACACCCTCATTCTCTCAATACTTGTGTTATTTGTGGTTTTTTTCACGCTCGCATTTTGTATGACTATCGCAGAGGCTCTCGTTGTCGAGAACATAACAGAA AACAGGGATAACTTGAGCGGCCTGTTGCTCTCAAGGGCCTTCTCCACACTGCTGGTATCCTACTTCTCAGGATCGCTTCTGGAAAAGCACTCCAAGCAGAGACTTTTTTTCATAACGGGGTTCTTTCCCCTGCTCATTATGGCAGTTGCCTACTTTatgaaggaggagaacGAGCCCGTTGTGTTCGAATCGCACCCTATGAAGGACCTTGTCAGCTTCCTCAAGCAGCC GGTTATTCTCCACCCGTGCCTGTACCTGTTCCTGGTGGTCTCTACTCCGGGCTACCACGACGCATTCACGTATTACACGATCGACGTGCTCGGCTACAGCCCGTCGTTCATGGGAGTGTTGAGGCTCGTCTACGCCGCCGCAGTCATACTGGGGATCGGGCTCTACAGGTTTTTTTTCAAGGAAGCCTCAGTGAAGAAAATATTCTTCTGGTGCTCACTCATAGCAAACTCGTTTTACGGCCTTCCACTCCTCGTCAGCTCAGGGCTGAGTGCGAAGATGGGAATACCGGACAAACCATTAGTGCTATGCAGTGGCTTCCTGACGGAAGCAGTGTTTGAGATCAAGTCGATGCCGTTCCTGACATACACAACCAAAGTAACGCCCAAGGGCCTGGAGGCGTCAGTGTTTGCGTCAATTCTGACCTTAAAGTCGGTAGGTGTTGTGATCAGCAAACTATTAACCTCGCTTTTCACATACCTATTTGGAATAACCAACCACAACTACGACCACATGACCCTTTATATCGTGTTTTGTACCACAAACCTTTTTATAGTTATGATTTATTTGCGGAAGGTGCCAAGCAAAGAAGTAATGGATTTGCTGGTAACAAAACAGAACATGGTGGACAACCCAGAACACAGg AGGGGAAAACTGGAAGAAAGGCATTTAATGAGTGGTAGTACGAACTCCAATATGAGGCACTACGATCacgagtaa
- a CDS encoding uncharacterized protein (biopterin transport-related protein BT1 family protein), giving the protein MSSLDFDLARDGNPVTFDQDRPRRYLNIPKNRRRLNILLIYMIGFSEGLLYLSNLAIYYMFKDDFGLSPAQLSLVYAVPALPYMIRPFMAYLTDAVPIFGTRRRHYLLLSSLVQSVSFFMLAFMPISLIFSTFALFLITFTLAFCMTIAEALVVENITEGTDNLSGFVVIKAFSSLFVCYFSGSMLEKYPKQRLFFITAFFPLLITFFAYFMKEEKEVIVYESHPITDLIKFLFEPVIFHPCLYLFLVVVTPAYEDAFLYYTIDVLGYSPSFMGVLRLMYGLAIIIGIGIYRIFFKNSSIKKMLFWSTLIANIIYYIPCLITSGISRKWGIPDKPLILCSGFLMEAVFEIQVMPFLTYTTRVTPKGLEASVFASIMTIKSVGIVLCKVSTSLFTYLFGIDNHKYEHLTAFILFCATCAMLIMAYLGKLPSKEEMELFVSRHKMTNDPIEKA; this is encoded by the exons atgaGTAGTTTAGATTTTGACCTGGCCAGGGACGGTAATCCGGTCACTTTTGACCAGGATAGGCCCCGGCGTTATCTAAACATACCGAAGAATAGGAGGAGGCTGAACATATTGCTGATATATATGATCGGGTTCTCCGAAGGGCTGCTGTACCTTTCAAATTTGGCAATATACTACATGTTCAAAGATGACTTTGGACTGTCGCCGGCGCAGCTGTCGCTGGTATACGCGGTACCGGCACTGCCGTATATGATAAGACCCTTTATGGCCTATTTGACGGACGCAGTGCCGATTTTTGGGACCAGGCGCAGGCATTACCTGCTTTTGAGTAGCCTGGTTCAGTCAGTCAGCTTTTTTATGCTGGCATTCATGCCAATATCACTGATATTCTCCACGTTCGcactatttttaatcacGTTCACGCTCGCATTTTGTATGACTATCGCAGAGGCTCTCGTTGTCGAGAACATAACAGAA GGAACCGACAATCTGAGTGGATTCGTAGTGATAAAGGCGTTTTCGTCACTATTCGTGTGCTACTTTTCAGGGTCTATGCTGGAAAAGTACCCGAAGCAGAGGCTATTCTTCATCACGGCCTTTTTCCCGCTTCTGATAACGTTCTTCGCATATTTCATGAAGGAAGAGAAAGAGGTGATTGTTTACGAATCGCACCCTATTACGGATTTAATAAAGTTCTTATTTGAGCC GGTCATTTTCCACCCTTGTCTGTACTTGTTCCTGGTGGTGGTGACGCCAGCATACGAGGACGCGTTCCTGTACTACACGATCGACGTGCTCGGATACAGCCCGTCGTTCATGGGAGTGTTGAGGCTCATGTACGGACTAGCAATCATCATCGGAATAGGAATATATCGTATCTTTTTCAAAAACTCGTCGATTAAGAAGATGCTATTCTGGTCAACGCTTATAGCGAACATTATATACTACATCCCATGCCTAATAACCTCAGGGATCAGCAGAAAATGGGGAATTCCAGATAAGCCGCTCATACTATGCAGCGGGTTTTTGATGGAGGCAGTTTTCGAGATCCAGGTGATGCCGTTCCTGACATACACGACGAGGGTGACGCCCAAGGGCCTGGAGGCGTCAGTGTTTGCGTCTATCATGACGATAAAATCAGTCGGTATTGTGCTATGCAAAGTCTCAACTTCGCTGTTTACGTACCTATTCGGAATCGATAACCACAAGTATGAGCACTTGACAGCATTCATTCTGTTCTGCGCGACGTGCGCCATGCTGATAATGGCATACCTAGGCAAGCTGCCTAGCAAGGAGGAGATGGAACTGTTTGTATCCAGGCACAAGATGACCAACGACCCTATCGAAAAGGCCTAa
- a CDS encoding uncharacterized protein (protein of unknown function DUF676, hydrolase-like domain containing protein), with translation MEYVDKSSLCYHCKVHKTGRICFKDDTVPSPRESEDANANSFFKRLTEPIHAAFVKAMVMKTITGTAIEDFVDYFRNRKIDHKFDIVNKNKSEFEYSSIPEYIRRCDRCLCYFSSQVSCHCGGCQEDPESHYVIMMHGILASPLMMTDCCRVLIERYPRLFVYFPVCACGKTLHGTGVVLKFLIDELSTLFSKLPSRFKVSLVGHSFGGILMRYFFLNHFKTTMAERQRGRRGKSAERSITWKNLVCVATPHAGIYEDNREFRKLVSLIGSNTINELDNETVELLFLLKDEGFVGEFERFIIYGNISGDMMVAPRTSIILPYHLYSDKDLHRIQKLIQKSPGTPREISELDFLRGADSQSPLNSDEEAVASELMARFSEIVERKIANSRSLKYIQNLMLSPPDRQRSLDGAVGSKRKRCDPSGHGMFSRHDFAKFNDVISEIVRVADESLLRRLMADNSLFYFEVLLSITHRLPCTKFAVYIPRIHMPHRSIITLHAPVTHESYTEEVLTHITHTFSY, from the exons ATGGAATATGTTGATAAGTCCTCTTTATGCTACCACTGCAAGGTTCACAAAACCGGAAGAATCTGTTTCAAGGACGACACAGTGCCATCTCCTAGGGAATCGGAGGATGCCAACGCCAATTCGTTCTTCAAAAGGTTAACTGAGCCCATACACGCCGCTTTCGTGAAGGCGATGGTCATGAAGACGATTACGGGGACTGCGATTGAGGATTTCGTGGACTATTTCCGAAACCGCAAGATAGACCACAAGTTTGACATAGTGAACAAGAACAAATCGGAATTCGAGTACTCGAGTATTCCCGAGTACATTCGAAGGTGCGACCGGTGCCTGTGCTACTTCTCGAGTCAGGTCTCCTGCCACTGCGGCGGATGCCAGGAGGACCCCGAGAGCCACTACGTGATAATGATGCACGGCATACTAGCGTCGCCGCTGATGATGACCGACTGCTGCAGGGTCCTCATCGAGCGGTACCCGCGGCTCTTCGTGTACTTCCCAGTCTGCGCCTGCGGGAAGACGCTGCACGGGACGGGCGTGGTTCTGAAGTTCCTGATCGACGAGCTGAGCACCCTATTCTCGAAGCTGCCTAGCCGCTTTAAAGTCAGCCTCGTGGGCCACTCGTTTGGGGGCATTCTGATGCGCTACTTCTTTTTGAATCACTTCAAGACGACCATGGCGGAGCGCCAGAGGGGGAGGCGCGGCAAGTCTGCCGAGAGGAGCATAACCTGGAAGAACCTGGTCTGCGTCGCGACGCCGCACGCGGGGATCTACGAGGACAACCGCGAGTTCCGGAAGCTCGTGAGCCTCATCGGCTCGAACACCATCAACGAGCTCGACAACGAGACTGTGGagctcctcttcctcctcaaGGACGAGGGCTTCGTGGGCGAGTTTGAGAGGTTCATCATTTACGGGAACATCTCCGGGGACATGATGGTCGCGCCCAGGACCTCGATCATTCTGCCCTACCACCTCTACTCCGATAAGGACCTGCATCGCATTCAGAAGCTGATTCAGAAGTCGCCTGGGACGCCCAGGGAGATCAGCGAGCTCGACTTCCTGAGGGGAGCCGACTCCCAGTCTCCCCTGAATTCCGACGA AGAGGCCGTCGCTTCCGAGCTCATGGCCAGGTTCTCCGAGATTGTTGAGCGGAAGATTGCCAACTCCAGGAGCCTCAAGTACATCCAGAACCTCATGCTATCTCCTCCCGATAGGCAGCGCAGCCTCGACGGCGCTGTCGGTTCCAAGCGCAAGAGGTGTGATCCCTCGGGGCACGGGATGTTCTCTCGGCATGACTTCGCGAAGTTCAACGACGTGATCTCCGAGATCGTCAGGGTCGCCGACGAGTCTCTTTTGAGGCGCCTAATGGCTGACAACTCCCTCTTTTACTTCGAGGTTCTTCTTTCCATCACTCACCGCCTTCCTTGCACCAAGTTTGCCGTGTACATTCCCCGGATTCACATGCCTCACAGGTCCATAATCACTCTGCACGCTCCTGTCACTCACGAGTCATACACAGAGGAGGTTCTGACCCATATAACACACACTTTTTCATACTAG
- a CDS encoding glucose-6-phosphate isomerase yields MSPLKLETCKSYKTLLSLKTELKNQSLTTLLADHDRCDKLIKTYGGVTLDLSRELLTLESFDLLVSLCNELKIKEKSMGLFTGDVLNSSEHRPVLHTALRLPRDEEFHLDGQNVTRDVHHVLDQIKQFSEDVRSGKIVASDGKPFDSFLCIGIGGSFLGSLFTTEAFMGYPPARESSKNMKVRFLSNIDPASLRSVTSELDPNRTMAIVTSKTFSTMETIKNGYSVRKWLTDNIEKPELVGNHLCAISTNVKLASEFGIDESRIFPFWEWVGGRFSVCSSVGLVPLSLMFGYDMVELFLRGCRDMDLHFKNEPVENNLPFLMALTSFYNSTILGYNVVALLPYSHDLSKFPQYAQQLIMESNGKSVSNSSEVLTYETSEIYFGECGTNGQHSFYQMLHQGRTVPCEFIGIINSHNNDNKLFSRVNHHVELICNLFGQLDGLAFGKSPGVMTSKGVDEKMARFKMSNGNRPSLLLLFDELTPYSVGQLISLYEHRTAVQGFLWDINSFDQMGVELGKELANNLRSLFQKGVEDFSNQEDLGTLSYSTTVLLKKFMERYRPEE; encoded by the exons aTGAGTCCCCTAAAATTGGAAACCTGTAAATCATATAAAACATTGTTGTCACTAAAAACAGAGTTAAAAAACCAAAGCCTAACAACACTGTTAGCCGATCACGACAGATGTGATAAGCTTATTAAGACTTATGGAG GCGTGACTCTGGACTTGTCTAGAGAGCTATTAACTTTGGAATCTTTCGATTTGTTAGTGTCGCTATGTAACGAACTCAAAATTAAGGAGAAATCAATGGGCCTGTTCACAGGAGACGTCTTAAACTCCTCAGAACACAGACCAGTCCTGCATACGGCCCTAAGGTTGCCCAGAGATGAGGAATTTCATCTCGACGGACAGAACGTCACGCGGGATGTCCACCACGTACTGGACCAGATCAAGCAGTTCTCGGAGGACGTTAGATCTGGCAAAATTGTAGCGTCAGATGGAAAACCATTCGACAGTTTTCTGTGCATAGGAATCGGCGGCTCATTCCTAGGATCCTTGTTTACCACAGAGGCGTTTATGGGATACCCTCCCGCGCGAGAATCAAGCAAGAATATGAAGGTCAGATTCCTTTCAAACATCGATCCCGCCTCTCTGAGATCAGTTACATCGGAATTGGATCCAAACAGGACAATG GCCATCGTGACCAGTAAAACCTTTTCAACAATGGAAACTATTAAGAACGGGTACTCGGTTAGGAAGTGGCTCACGGACAACATCGAAAAACCCGAATTAGTAG GAAACCACCTGTGTGCTATTAGCACCAATGTGAAGTTGGCGTCGGAATTCGGCATCGATGAATCCCGAATTTTTCCTTTCTGGGAATGGGTT GGAGGAAGATTTAGTGTTTGTAGCTCGGTGGGACTGGTACCACTGAGTCTAATGTTCGGGTACGACATGGTAGAATTGTTTTTGAGGGGATGCAGAGACATGGATCTCCACTTTAAAAACGAGCCCGTCGAGAATAACTTGCCCTTCTTGATGGCCTTGACGTCATTTTATAACTCAACCATCCTGGGTTATAACGTAGTGGCTCTACTCCCCTACAGTCACGATTTATCAAAGTTCCCCCAGTACGCACAGCAGTTAATCATGGAGAGTAACGGAAAGTCAGTATCCAACTCTTCAGAAGTCCTAACTTACGAAACGTCTGAAATATACTTCGGCGAATGTGGAACCAATGGACAGCACAG TTTCTATCAAATGTTACACCAAGGCCGCACAGTGCCATGCGAGTTCATCGGAATCATTAACTCACATAACAATGACAATAAACTATTC AGTCGTGTAAATCATCATGTCGAACTAATATGCAATTTGTTCGGACAGTTGGACGGTCTCGCATTTGGAAAAAGCCCAGGAGTCATGACCAGTAAGGGCGTGGATGAAAAAATGGCAAGGTTCAAAATGTCCAACGGCAACAGACCATCACTGTTGCTGCTCTTTGACGAACTTACACCCTACTCAGTAGGCCAACTAATATCTCTGTATGAACACAGAACAGCAGTTCAAG GGTTCCTATGGGATATTAACTCATTTGACCAAATGGGAGTGGAGCTCGGAAAGGAATTGGCTAACAACCTCAGGTCTCTGTTCCAGAAGGGAGTCGAAGACTTCAGTAACCAGGAGGACCTAGGAACCCTCAGTTACTCGACGACGGTCCTTTTGAAGAAGTTTATGGAACGCTACAGGCCCGAAGAATAA
- a CDS encoding ER lumen protein retaining receptor 1 encodes MDKLRNLPNFERFFSRSFRERAKKLLRENKVHVIIYLSFLFALLIVYTFISSGGFSFLLTLSSLVSFLSFLILVFCVESARSSKGISLQTTLSYVFVFFARLISILIHQGYLPTDSSGDYLYQLSEILCLVFAGYIAYACKFKFGDTYEKDNDKLKCSLILIPCFVLALFVHPSLNRFFLTDVCWAFALYVETVCVLPQLLMFQKSDRVVPALAHFTAAQSLSKVLSFVFWLSTYTELNSKGNIIKPFVGHWVIFTQFVQVLLVADFIVHYVKCITKGISVELIMSDNV; translated from the exons ATGGATAAGTTAAGGAATTTGCCGAATTTTGAGAGGTTTTTCTCCAGAAGCTTTAGGGAAAGAGCCAAAAAACTTCTAAGGGAGAATAAAGTTCACGTTATTATCTACTTATCCTTTCTTTTCGCCCTTCTAATAGTATACACCTTTATCTCAAGTGGAGGTTTCTCCTTTCTTCTGACGCTTTCGTCACTTGTGAGCtttttgtcatttttaattttagtgtTCTGCGTCGAGAGCGCTAGAAGTTCAAAAGGAATCTCGCTTCAAACCACTTTATCATAcgtatttgtatttttcgCAAGGCTCATATCAATATTGATACACCAGGG GTATTTACCGACCGACTCATCGGGAGACTATCTCTACCAGCTGTCTGAGATACTCTGTCTTGTATTCGCAGGCTACATAGCGTACGCGTGCAAATTTAAGTTCGGGGATACCTATGAAAAGGATAATGACAAACTAAAATGcagtttaattttgatACCATGCTTCGTACTGGCGTTATTTGTACACCCATCACTCAATCGTTTCTTCCTCACGGATGTCTGCTGGGCGTTCGCACTATATGTGGAGACGGTGTGCGTTCTACCACAACTTTTAATGTTTCAAAAATCA GATAGGGTCGTCCCGGCACTGGCACACTTTACTGCCGCTCAATCGTTGTCAAAGGTGTTATCCTTTGTGTTTTGGCTCTCGACGTACACCGAACTGAACTCTAAGGgaaacataataaaacCCTTTGTGGGCCACTGGGTAATATTCACTCAGTTTGTGCAGGTATTGCTCGTCGCAGACTTCATAGTACACTACGTGAAGTGTATCACAAAGGGAATTTCAGTAGAACTGATAATGTCCgacaatgtgtaa
- a CDS encoding uncharacterized protein (CTLH, C-terminal to LisH motif domain containing protein) — MDGQDKPQNKPEQNLAKTNLENPPNRIGETVNIVDRSLVSVPYELLSSNIKDIEYLLEKKLLIVTTYLIKKIVNIEDKTLLKEKILRALERLQEIKGQIKKIDHDMECQMVNLYTRLNELKNEPDLYINQISSNFTFDTYRKRVSWILAEYLSRKSFNNTLEIFVEEENIEKFVDVDVHLNCNKIISDLEKHDLNSALVWAEENRNSLAKINSTLLYELRLQKIISMLKSGTLSQVLETINQFVTNDVLEKCPDARKIITAAIFYTKEDLGEGDKQNGAPNNTNTQGSSAGGANTAEIMDKRYSYLMSEERWNKINQEFSKAISKIYGFREKAILEDLIQAGFSAIKSKGCRDYKNPTCPACLPEWSTYVERIPTLHKLQSILICPITGTIMDYSNPPLASPDGYVISKNALKFLNRNNNNDDYIICPKTNKTIHISDFKKIFIT, encoded by the coding sequence atggacGGTCAGGATAAGCCGCAAAATAAGCCGGAGCAAAACTTGGCAAAAACAAACTTGGAAAATCCACCAAATAGAATCGGTGAGACAGTGAACATTGTGGACCGTTCTTTAGTGTCCGTGCCTTATGAGCTCTTGTCTTCTAATATCAAAGACATAGAGTATTTGTTGGAAAAAAAGTTGCTGATAGTAACAACGTATTTgataaagaaaatagtAAACATAGAAGACAAAACACTGTTAAAGGAGAAGATCTTAAGGGCCCTGGAACGTTTGCAGGAGATTAAGGGGCAAATAAAGAAGATAGACCACGATATGGAGTGCCAAATGGTTAACTTGTACACGAGACTGAATGAACTAAAAAATGAACCAGATCTGTATATTAATCAAATAAGCTCAAATTTCACATTTGATACGTACAGGAAGCGAGTGTCGTGGATTCTGGCGGAGTACCTCTCGAGGAAGTCGTTCAATAACACGCTGGAAATATTcgtggaggaggagaaCATTGAAAAGTTCGTGGACGTCGACGTGCACCTAAATTGCAATAAGATCATCAGCGACTTGGAAAAACACGACCTGAACTCAGCACTGGTCTGGGCAGAAGAAAACAGAAACAGCCTGGCAAAAATCAACTCGACGCTGCTGTATGAACTGAGGCTGCAGAAGATCATCTCGATGCTCAAGTCAGGGACGCTGAGCCAAGTACTGGAGACTATAAACCAATTCGTGACGAACGACGTGCTGGAAAAGTGCCCAGACGCAAGAAAAATAATCACTGCAGCAATCTTTTACACGAAAGAGGACCTGGGAGAGGGAGATAAGCAAAACGGTGCACCAAACAACACGAACACACAGGGGTCGTCGGCCGGAGGAGCAAACACAGCGGAAATAATGGACAAAAGATACAGCTACCTCATGAGCGAGGAGAGATGGAACAAAATAAACCAGGAGTTCAGCAAGGCGATCTCAAAAATATACGGATTCAGAGAAAAGGCTATTctggaggacctgataCAGGCGGGCTTCAGCGCAATCAAGTCGAAGGGCTGCCGAGATTACAAGAATCCGACATGCCCAGCGTGCCTCCCGGAGTGGTCAACGTACGTGGAGCGGATCCCGACGCTGCACAAACTCCAGTCGATCTTGATATGCCCAATCACGGGGACAATAATGGACTACTCAAACCCGCCGCTGGCCTCGCCGGACGGGTACGTCATTTCAAAGAACGCCCTCAAGTTCCTGAATcgcaacaacaacaatgaCGACTACATAATATGCCCCAAAACCAACAAAACGATACACATTTCGGACTTTAAGAAAATTTTCATCACATGA